tgtatctgtgaagtttcagctcaaaatacattACTGGGAGGCAAAATCAACAGTAGGCCTAGATTATGAAAACTGCACCAAATGTTGTTCACAACAAAACATctaataaaatgacatattaAACTAAATTAACAGGATGGAACACTGTAAGATAAATCTTATCAGTCTGACTTTTCTTTCACTGTTTTCTCTCTCCTGGTCTTTAAGGCtgcattgtttttattgtttcatCACACATCTGTTTTTAATGTACACTACCCTTACGAAAAACtagtatacttcaagttcatttgatcaagtatactaaagtaatgttcaagtatattttttaagtatactttatgtagtaagtataatatcaatgtactagtagtaaacttgtaagtgtactattttaataccgcttgggactaaattggcccaattGAAGTATATgtttaagtgtactataagtgtaacagtagtaaactttaacTAGTTCACAGCTacgtttctcatttgtactgcatctgtactaaaagtgaacttatactagtatactagtagtttactattttaatactagtagtagctacatttttagtatacgaaagtacactttgaaatatactctcagtaaactgctagtttagtgcaagtatacttttaagttttctttaagtgaacatgacatcacacttatagtttactttttatatattatttttgcactttaagcaTACTTCTATGTTCCtctgtattattttttatacttgaaataccttgaactgtactttaactctttccattttaaaaacattgtattctagcttcatgaatcctttttatcaacacttaaatataagtaagtttaattttttttttttttttttttatttaaagtagatCGAGTCCATAAACAAGTCCACgtataggccaaatatacttaGACTTTTGTCAAGTATACTTTTGAGTTTTGTGCAATTTTGAGTATATATCTCAgaagtacataaagtatatttctgagaagtatataaagagtagactgaaagtatactttcttatttttagtttaaaagaagtatactaattGCACACTTCaataaacttctttttcgtaagggtatgtatatgtgtgtgtgtgtgtttcttgggAAGCAGCCAAGAAAGGGTCCCTGCTTTTTGTATTGGATAAGGGCATCCTGGAGCCCCAGGAAGGTATGGTTACTTGACCGGAAGTTGACCATTGAAAGATTTTATGTTGGTCTCAGTACTGAAGGAAGGTAGACAGAGGGTCTTTTGTCCTCTGTTGAAGCTGTATTCTATACTATAACATCTGGTTTTCTTTATGTACCAGAACCATTTCCACATAAGGAACAAGGCTCTGGATTGAATGGGAGACAGGGAATGGTCCCTGCTTTTGTATTGCAAGTATAGGAGAAGGTCTTTGGGATCCCTAGGAAAGCTTGGGTACCTGACTGGGAgatgaccatatttagacttgGTTTTCTATATGTATCACATTCCTATACCACGAGCTTTATGATGTATTCTCTCTCTCATTGGTTAAATCCATTCTACACCCCTTGTACTCTTTCTATATAATCTCTGACCctgctaaataaaaatgagacTTTATACTCTCCCTTAGCGCTGAGATTGTTCATTCAATTGCCAATTGAGAGGACTGGGATGAGGCACTCCTTAGGAGCCATAATCTAACAACCATATTTAGgcttgtttttctatatgtacCACATTCCTATatcatatataatgtatattctCATTGGACAGTTGCTACACCACCCTTGAACATGTATAAAAGCCAGCCAAGTACAGAAGTAAAATTTGAAGTTTTTTGAACATGGATTGGCTTCATTGTTCACGACTCTTTCCATGGGCCCATGCATTCAATTAGAGAAAAGAACAAACTGAGAATGAGGCACAGGAAAAAATAAACAGAGATTAAAATAATCTAACAAACATTTAGTCAAACTGCTATGTCTTTATTCCAGTGGCTCTTTTTCTGCTGATATGAACACTGAAAAACATTTACATGTAGCCTATAACAAATATGCTCTACTTTCCTTTACGAAAGTGAATTAAACTAAAAGTGATGCATAATGTGGGGGAAGTACAGTCAATCgaagaaaattttatttgaaagaaagcTGTTTACAATGTCAAAAGCAGGAGTCAGCTCAACTCTTAAAGGAAATAGAGATTACATATATGCCAACACACAACTCTTTGAGTTGATCTGAATCTCATAtgatttcaaaacgctgctttgaagctttacgaatcttttgtttcaaatcagtggttcggatcacgAACTCacaaaatcatgtgactttggcactccgaaccactgattctaaacaaaagattcgtaatcATAAAACACAAATGGTTCATAATCATAAAACACAAAtggctgaaggtcaaaattgcagtttcagtacagctcaaagggctttaaatgatcccagacaaggtataagggtcttatctagcattggttattttcttaaaactgtatatgctttataaacaaatgattgccttgcaAGAAGTTCCACCTTCAgtattcttcaaaaaccttACGCTGTATTAACGgaaaaaactgaactggtgccgCGTttgttctgtaagtagaatagggaaggcgtaggacatacagcgtatgatttttgaagaatacggaaccacttcaaggtgatcatttgtttatataaagaatatacatttgtattttttttagaaaatgaccgatcatttctatagataagacccttattcctcgtctgatatcgtttaaagccctttgaagctgcactgaaactgtaattttgaccttcaaccgtttggatcCTATTAAAGTCCATTATAagaagaataatcctggaatgttttcatcaaaaaccttaaccatgaacatcttggatgacattggggtgagtaaattatcagaaaaatttgatttgaaaattaatcctttaaggttgaacacactgaactcacatgaagtgatttaaatatgtctttaatacctttctggatcttgagaggttcagtgacattacaatagaggcctcactgagccatcggatttcatccatatcttaatttgtgttctgaagatgaatgaaggtcttacgggtgtggaatgacatgagggtgagaaattaatgacagaatttctatttttgggtgaactaaccctttaatagtaaTGAAATCCTTGTTGCCACACTTTTGCATCTTTTGAGGGAATATCATGGTGCATAcatgacacacacagacatagcATGACTGCTCTGTTTACTCACTTATGCATTGTAGACTTAACACCGGAACATTACGGGAAACACACGCAACAATGTGCAAAATGGTAAATGTAGTTAAAAAAACAGCTTTAACAAAATACACAACAATGCACCATATAACACAGAAAGCCAGAAAACCCTGTCAATGGAGAATAAAGAAGGGCATCCCTGACTTATGTGACCTTAGACAACTTAGATCACCAAACAGCATGACAGTTGCTTGAGAAAATAAGCCAAGTGACTTGCATGATTTCTAGCAGAAATGAGAGACAAACAACTTGAACCATGCACACACTCTATTCTACATTAATTTTAATCGCTCACTAAAATCACTCCATAATAAGAAATTTAAAGATAAatggaacaacaacaacaaaaaacttaatAAAGCATAATGATTTGAATAATATCACAAAAGTAAAATCCTATACAAGAATACTGTTCATTTGGGAGGAGATCCATCTTCAAGTTGATCTGTGTGGCAAGCAGGACCAGACCTGGACTTTATGatctgttttgtttatgttttattatatgtGTGCAGCAGTTGTCCATTAGGGGCTACtgcattactttcattttgtgaTTGTGTTGGATCTGAAGATGAATTCAGACATGATTTCATGATTttagacatttattttttgtgtgacTGAGTAAAGTAGAGGAATAAGTGAAACTCTTGCCACATGCAGCGCAGTGATACGGCTTCACTCCAGTGTGAATCCACTCATGCGCTTTCAGACATGCAGACCatttgaatctcttgtcacagtgtgaacacttgtaaggttttgcTCCAGTGTGAATGCTCTCATGTGCATTTACAGATACTAAATgtctgaatctcttgtcacagtgtgaacacttatagggtttttctccagtgtgaattctctgatGCTGTTTCACTTCTCTATCTGTAAAAAAGGTCTTCCCACAATCAAAGCACACATAATTCTTCACACCGCTGTGTCTTTTCTGGTGTATTTCTAAAGTACTCAgctgactgaaactctttccacacaaagaACACAAGTGAGGCTTCTCTTTTGTGTGAACTTTCAGGTGCCTCTTCAGGTGTTCTGCCCTAAGAAATTTtttaccacactgatcacagttaaATGGTCTTTCTCCAGAATGAGAACGCAGATGTGATTTAAGAGTGCTTGACTGTCTGTAACTCTTcccgcactgatcacatgtgtacggcttctctccggtgtggatcctcatgtgtacATTAAGGTATCTTTTCTGTgtaaaactcttcccacactgatcacatgtgtgcaGATTCATtccagtgtgaaaccttctgtgttCATTAAGggttctttttttaaagaaactcttcccacactgatcacatgtgtgtggtttttctccagtgtggattttcATGTGT
This genomic stretch from Megalobrama amblycephala isolate DHTTF-2021 linkage group LG2, ASM1881202v1, whole genome shotgun sequence harbors:
- the LOC125263577 gene encoding oocyte zinc finger protein XlCOF26-like, coding for MEDNKKIGEIREAKEKHHHVTTGEISSSCSQTESNLLKKSFTCLQCGKRFTETGILKRHMKIHTGEKPHTCDQCGKSFFKKRTLNEHRRFHTGMNLHTCDQCGKSFTQKRYLNVHMRIHTGEKPYTCDQCGKSYRQSSTLKSHLRSHSGERPFNCDQCGKKFLRAEHLKRHLKVHTKEKPHLCSLCGKSFSQLSTLEIHQKRHSGVKNYVCFDCGKTFFTDREVKQHQRIHTGEKPYKCSHCDKRFRHLVSVNAHESIHTGAKPYKCSHCDKRFKWSACLKAHEWIHTGVKPYHCAACGKSFTYSSTLLSHTKNKCLKS